In a single window of the Prosthecobacter sp. SYSU 5D2 genome:
- a CDS encoding ATP-binding protein, producing MLERSSIKESISDALRRSRIVALIGPRQCGKTTLAQEFLSPDSANYFDLEDPVSLARLDEPKTALEPLQDLVVIDEIQRRPELFPILRVLADRKPNPARFLILGSASPELLRQSSESLAGRMETIELTGFKLKEVGAERSPLHWLRGGFPLSFLAENEKDSFAWRRNFIATFLERDLPSFGVGVSSVTMNRFWTMLAHYHGQIWNASEIAGSMNVTAVTTKRYLDVLTSTFMIRQLQPWHENLGKRQVKAPKVYFRDSGIFHTLAGIRTEADLFTHPKLGASWEGYAIEESIRHFEPDQAYFWATHGGAELDLLLFKDGKRIGIECKRQDAPKLTPSMKIAIEDLKLDELRVIYPGSKSYPLAEHIKVEPLASLADG from the coding sequence ATGCTTGAACGCAGTTCAATCAAGGAATCCATCTCAGACGCCCTCCGCAGAAGCCGGATTGTGGCCCTGATTGGTCCACGCCAATGTGGCAAAACCACCCTCGCCCAGGAATTCCTTTCCCCTGATTCCGCCAATTATTTTGATCTGGAAGATCCTGTCAGCCTTGCCCGGCTGGATGAACCCAAGACAGCACTGGAGCCTCTGCAAGATCTGGTGGTCATTGATGAAATCCAGCGCAGACCAGAGCTTTTCCCCATTCTCCGGGTGCTGGCTGACCGCAAACCCAACCCTGCCAGATTCCTGATTCTGGGCAGTGCTTCACCCGAACTTCTGCGCCAGTCCTCTGAATCCTTGGCAGGCCGGATGGAGACGATTGAACTTACCGGATTCAAACTGAAGGAAGTGGGGGCTGAGCGTTCCCCTCTGCACTGGTTGCGCGGTGGGTTTCCGCTTTCGTTCCTGGCCGAAAATGAGAAGGACAGCTTTGCCTGGCGGAGAAACTTCATCGCGACTTTTCTGGAACGTGACCTGCCCAGCTTTGGCGTGGGCGTCTCCTCTGTCACGATGAACCGCTTTTGGACCATGCTGGCCCATTATCACGGCCAGATCTGGAATGCTTCAGAAATAGCGGGTTCCATGAATGTGACTGCTGTCACCACCAAACGTTATCTGGATGTCCTGACCAGCACCTTCATGATCCGCCAGCTCCAGCCCTGGCATGAAAACCTCGGCAAACGGCAGGTCAAAGCTCCGAAGGTTTATTTTCGTGACAGTGGCATTTTTCATACCCTGGCCGGTATTCGCACAGAGGCTGACCTGTTCACCCATCCCAAACTCGGAGCCTCCTGGGAGGGCTATGCCATTGAGGAATCCATCCGCCACTTTGAACCCGACCAAGCGTATTTTTGGGCCACTCACGGCGGGGCAGAGTTGGACCTTTTGCTCTTCAAAGACGGCAAACGCATAGGAATTGAGTGCAAGCGTCAGGACGCACCCAAATTAACCCCCTCCATGAAAATCGCCATTGAAGATCTCAAGCTGGATGAATTGCGTGTGATTTATCCGGGTTCCAAGTCCTATCCGCTTGCGGAGCACATTAAAGTCGAGCCTTTGGCTTCACTGGCCGATGGGT
- a CDS encoding methyltransferase domain-containing protein: protein MNIYETRRLLDEYLLFHYGSAQEVLPWAEGPQSALGFAVRTVTELADFSRRPQSALDLGCAVGRSSFELAKQVPSVLGMDYSHSFVEAAAQLITADLPYERVDEGAATTALVARVPVDCPRDRVRFEQGDAMHLRADLGSYDLVHAANLLCRLTDPALLIARLPELVNQGGQLLLTTPCTWLEDFTPRGNWPTGSTLDWLKKELSANFDLAEQKDLPFLIREHARKYQWSVALGTRWVRR, encoded by the coding sequence ATGAACATTTACGAAACCCGTCGCCTGCTCGATGAATACCTGCTTTTCCATTATGGGTCTGCACAAGAGGTGCTGCCTTGGGCGGAGGGGCCGCAATCGGCGCTGGGGTTTGCGGTGCGGACGGTGACGGAGCTGGCGGATTTTTCCCGCAGGCCGCAGTCGGCGCTGGATCTGGGTTGTGCGGTGGGGCGCTCATCATTTGAGCTGGCGAAGCAGGTGCCCTCGGTGCTGGGCATGGATTACAGCCACAGTTTTGTTGAGGCGGCAGCGCAGTTGATCACGGCGGATCTGCCCTATGAACGGGTGGATGAGGGCGCGGCGACGACGGCGCTGGTGGCGCGGGTGCCGGTGGATTGTCCGCGTGACCGGGTGCGTTTTGAGCAAGGGGATGCGATGCATCTGCGGGCGGACCTGGGCAGCTATGATCTGGTGCATGCGGCGAATCTGCTGTGCCGTCTGACGGACCCGGCGCTGCTGATCGCACGCCTGCCGGAGCTGGTGAATCAAGGGGGGCAGCTTTTGCTGACGACGCCGTGCACGTGGCTGGAGGACTTCACGCCGCGTGGCAACTGGCCCACCGGCTCGACCTTGGACTGGCTGAAGAAGGAGCTTTCGGCGAACTTTGATCTGGCTGAGCAAAAGGACCTGCCTTTCCTGATCCGCGAGCACGCGCGCAAGTATCAATGGAGCGTGGCGCTGGGCACACGCTGGGTGCGCCGGTAA
- a CDS encoding PVC-type heme-binding CxxCH protein, whose protein sequence is MKSQILLALVGVSLLQAEPLITWNRVQLTDKFYAEGANYADLNKDGHMDIISGPFWYEGPDWQKAHAYYEPKEFNIVGYSDHFFCYPQDFNADGWLDILVLGFPGKEARLYLNPGQFEKEVHWPVHIVADVVDNESPTFTDITGDGKPEIVCSTGGRFGWFAPDWEKPTEKWIFTAATDDRKVAKFTHGLGVGDVNGDGKMDLLEARHWWEQPKEAGGLFTQHTFATGIRGGAQMFAYDFDGDGRNDVATSLAAHGYGVAVYMNRAGDEGAQWQKKMLVGEQPWENDYGIVFSQPHAVHLADMDGDGVMDLVTGKRYWAHNGKGDQDEGNARVLYWFQTKRDGKGGVEFIPHLVDAESGVGTDVQVGDVNGDKLPDILVGNKAGVFVLLQERKEVTPEVAELMRPKKMYGEGLVPQKDYKAGQSPQEALKNLQLPTGFKAELIAAEPDVVQPIAMAWDERGRLWVMEGNSYPKPREPGAGQDRILIFEDADGDGSFETRKVFAEGISLASGIELGFGGVWVGAAPYLMFIPDADRDDKPDAAHKDYEANGVPKVPGLNFTAYALLDGWGSQDTHETLNSFIWGPDGWLYGCHGIFTHSKVGKVGAPEAERVPLNAGVWRYHPVRHTFEVYTHGTSNPWGLDYDQYGEFFVTACVIPHLYHIVPGGRYHRQGGQHFNPYTYEDIKTIADHSHFAGDIRENAHWGKRKEGGIVAEDTNQAGGGHAHCGLAIYQSSQFPAVYRNQLMFGNLHGHRLVTNYLDPKGSTYVGKHGSDFMRSNDMHFIPVTQKVGPDGSLYISDWSDKQICHRGSNAIEMWDRSNGRIYRVSYGPSTAGTPARIKNSGGEAANKNEAYKSVRAPLGFAARDFQFPKAPFDLAKESDVTLAKLAVQSENDWFSRMARRVIMESIANSPPSMKGSNKSEVERVLFGTDETKALKSLWAEAAFGSGITGDYRNYLSHPNERTQVQAIRFVKEIILNNLLVLADSQHDIAEPYKTWYGSLRPLAKDSSSAIVRRELASLVIALPIDLSLKMELATALLQRAEDKDDPYIPLLIWYGIEPLVGTDAQAGLELAKASKMPKVTEFIYRRLGAEEAGRATLLGIAADSDDEVLRETLLRTVVEAARKGNLVTLPKDWNLMKSKLGDSALVPELEAFMGVEASIVAYREKLLSKENASAREAALRILLQVRDTQTAGLLHQLIQKDDKAMMRRAVQALATLPHEGTPALLLEKFANLDATTQNDAINTLATTPAGAKGLLLAVKDGRVKRSMLSPFLARQISALDDAEVRSLIKTVWGDLNAPKPDMEERKAKFRTTLSKEALARADAAKGKVIFSATCGTCHRLLGEGQDVGPDLTGSNRADLDYLLDNVLDPNAVIGKDYQLNIFELNDGRIASGVIKEETAAAYRVALPGGIEQTVTKAEVKKRTLSPMSTMPEGLFDALPQDMLLDLVKYLQSQAPAASAGSKEKAESPSVPGAIEGESLQAKATGGKTKSQNMAGFKTGEWSGGKHLWWTGAKVGDKLSITFPVTKAGRQKVHAVFTKAPDYGIVRLAVDGQPSVLGDLDLYRSNVSNTAVRFIGEFDLQPGNHTLEVTIIGKNEKAKPAMMFALDYLTVK, encoded by the coding sequence ATGAAAAGCCAGATCCTCCTCGCCCTCGTCGGTGTGTCCTTGTTACAGGCGGAGCCTTTAATCACCTGGAATCGCGTCCAGCTCACGGACAAGTTTTATGCTGAAGGCGCGAATTATGCCGACCTGAACAAGGACGGCCACATGGACATCATCAGCGGCCCTTTCTGGTATGAAGGGCCGGACTGGCAGAAGGCGCACGCCTATTACGAGCCGAAGGAATTTAACATCGTTGGTTATTCCGATCACTTTTTCTGCTATCCGCAGGACTTCAATGCAGACGGCTGGCTGGACATCCTGGTTCTGGGTTTTCCCGGCAAGGAGGCACGGCTGTATCTGAATCCGGGCCAGTTTGAAAAGGAGGTTCACTGGCCGGTGCACATCGTGGCGGACGTGGTGGACAATGAATCGCCGACCTTTACGGACATCACGGGAGACGGAAAACCGGAGATCGTATGCAGCACGGGCGGACGGTTTGGCTGGTTTGCGCCGGACTGGGAAAAGCCGACGGAGAAGTGGATCTTCACCGCTGCGACGGATGACAGGAAGGTGGCCAAGTTTACCCATGGCCTCGGCGTCGGCGATGTGAATGGCGATGGCAAGATGGACCTGCTGGAGGCCAGGCACTGGTGGGAGCAGCCGAAAGAGGCCGGCGGATTATTCACCCAGCATACCTTTGCGACAGGGATCCGGGGCGGGGCGCAGATGTTCGCCTATGACTTCGACGGCGACGGTCGCAACGACGTGGCTACCTCTCTGGCCGCGCATGGTTACGGCGTGGCGGTTTACATGAACCGGGCCGGTGATGAAGGTGCCCAGTGGCAGAAAAAGATGCTGGTGGGCGAGCAGCCCTGGGAGAATGATTATGGCATCGTTTTCAGCCAGCCGCATGCCGTGCATCTGGCGGACATGGACGGCGATGGTGTGATGGATCTGGTGACGGGCAAACGCTACTGGGCGCACAATGGCAAGGGTGACCAGGACGAGGGCAATGCCCGTGTGCTCTACTGGTTCCAGACCAAGCGTGACGGTAAAGGCGGTGTGGAATTCATTCCGCATCTGGTGGATGCCGAGAGCGGCGTGGGCACGGATGTACAGGTGGGAGATGTGAATGGCGACAAGCTGCCGGACATCCTCGTGGGCAACAAGGCGGGTGTCTTTGTGCTGCTGCAGGAGCGCAAAGAGGTGACGCCAGAGGTCGCAGAACTGATGCGGCCCAAGAAGATGTACGGTGAGGGACTGGTCCCACAAAAGGATTACAAGGCAGGCCAGTCGCCGCAGGAGGCGTTGAAGAACTTGCAGTTACCCACGGGTTTCAAAGCGGAGCTGATCGCCGCTGAGCCGGATGTGGTGCAGCCCATCGCTATGGCCTGGGATGAGCGCGGCAGGCTGTGGGTGATGGAGGGCAACAGCTACCCTAAACCGCGTGAACCGGGCGCAGGACAGGACCGCATTTTGATCTTCGAAGATGCGGATGGCGACGGCAGCTTCGAGACGCGCAAGGTCTTCGCGGAGGGCATCAGCCTGGCCAGCGGCATCGAGCTCGGCTTCGGCGGTGTGTGGGTGGGCGCGGCACCTTATCTGATGTTCATTCCGGATGCAGACCGCGATGACAAACCCGATGCGGCGCACAAGGATTATGAGGCCAACGGTGTGCCCAAAGTGCCCGGTTTAAACTTCACCGCCTATGCGCTGCTGGATGGCTGGGGCAGCCAGGACACGCATGAAACGCTGAACAGTTTTATCTGGGGGCCTGATGGCTGGCTGTATGGCTGCCATGGCATCTTTACACACTCCAAGGTAGGCAAGGTGGGTGCGCCTGAGGCTGAGCGGGTGCCGCTGAATGCGGGCGTGTGGCGGTATCATCCAGTGCGGCACACCTTTGAAGTCTATACGCACGGCACCAGCAATCCGTGGGGCCTGGACTATGACCAGTACGGCGAGTTTTTTGTGACCGCCTGCGTGATTCCGCATTTGTATCACATCGTGCCCGGCGGGCGCTATCACCGGCAGGGCGGGCAGCATTTCAATCCTTATACCTATGAGGACATCAAGACCATCGCGGACCACTCCCACTTCGCCGGTGACATCCGCGAGAATGCGCATTGGGGAAAACGCAAAGAAGGCGGCATCGTGGCGGAGGATACCAACCAGGCCGGCGGCGGCCATGCCCACTGCGGTCTGGCCATCTACCAAAGCAGCCAGTTCCCGGCGGTGTATCGAAATCAGCTCATGTTCGGCAACCTGCACGGGCACCGCCTGGTGACCAATTACCTGGACCCCAAAGGCAGCACCTACGTCGGCAAGCATGGCAGCGATTTCATGCGGTCTAACGACATGCATTTCATCCCCGTAACGCAGAAAGTGGGCCCCGATGGCTCCCTCTACATCAGCGACTGGAGCGACAAACAGATCTGCCATCGCGGCAGCAATGCCATTGAAATGTGGGACCGCAGCAACGGGCGGATTTATCGCGTGAGCTATGGACCAAGTACTGCGGGCACTCCTGCCCGCATCAAAAACAGTGGCGGCGAAGCCGCGAATAAAAACGAAGCATACAAAAGTGTCCGCGCTCCTCTCGGCTTCGCTGCACGCGACTTCCAGTTCCCGAAAGCGCCGTTCGACCTGGCGAAGGAGAGCGATGTGACGTTGGCGAAATTGGCGGTGCAGTCGGAGAACGATTGGTTCTCACGGATGGCGCGGCGTGTGATCATGGAGAGTATCGCAAACTCGCCTCCATCAATGAAGGGGAGTAACAAAAGCGAGGTGGAACGTGTTCTCTTTGGGACTGACGAGACGAAGGCTCTTAAATCTCTTTGGGCAGAAGCCGCGTTTGGTTCGGGAATTACCGGAGATTATCGAAACTACCTCTCTCATCCCAATGAACGCACCCAGGTTCAGGCGATCAGGTTCGTGAAGGAGATCATCTTGAACAATCTCTTGGTCCTTGCCGATTCGCAGCACGACATCGCCGAGCCTTACAAGACCTGGTATGGCAGCCTACGTCCACTGGCCAAGGATTCTTCATCCGCGATCGTTCGCCGGGAACTCGCATCCCTCGTCATCGCTCTTCCAATAGATCTGTCTCTAAAGATGGAACTCGCCACCGCCCTCCTCCAACGCGCCGAAGACAAAGACGATCCTTACATCCCGCTGCTGATCTGGTATGGCATTGAGCCACTCGTGGGCACAGATGCACAAGCCGGGCTGGAGCTGGCGAAGGCCTCCAAGATGCCGAAGGTGACGGAGTTCATCTACCGTCGCCTCGGAGCTGAGGAGGCGGGCCGGGCGACGCTGCTGGGCATCGCGGCGGATTCAGACGATGAGGTCTTGCGAGAGACCCTGCTGCGCACCGTCGTGGAAGCGGCGAGGAAAGGGAACCTGGTGACGCTGCCGAAGGACTGGAATTTGATGAAAAGTAAGTTAGGCGATTCGGCCCTGGTCCCGGAGCTGGAGGCTTTCATGGGCGTGGAGGCAAGCATTGTGGCGTATCGTGAAAAGCTGCTGTCGAAAGAAAATGCATCTGCGCGTGAGGCGGCTTTGCGCATCCTGCTGCAAGTGCGCGATACCCAGACAGCCGGTCTTCTTCATCAGCTCATCCAAAAGGATGACAAGGCCATGATGCGCCGTGCCGTGCAGGCTCTGGCCACGCTGCCGCATGAAGGAACACCAGCGCTGCTGCTGGAGAAGTTCGCCAACCTGGATGCGACCACGCAGAATGATGCGATCAACACACTGGCGACGACTCCTGCCGGGGCCAAAGGGCTGCTCCTGGCGGTGAAGGATGGCCGGGTGAAACGGTCCATGCTTTCGCCTTTCCTGGCGCGACAGATCTCGGCGCTGGATGACGCAGAGGTGCGGAGCCTGATCAAAACAGTGTGGGGAGATTTGAACGCACCGAAACCGGACATGGAGGAAAGGAAGGCCAAATTCCGCACCACCCTTTCCAAAGAGGCGCTGGCCCGCGCAGATGCGGCGAAAGGCAAGGTGATCTTCAGCGCCACCTGCGGCACCTGTCATCGTTTGTTAGGCGAAGGGCAGGATGTCGGGCCTGACTTGACCGGGTCCAATCGTGCGGACCTGGATTATCTTTTGGACAATGTCCTGGATCCGAATGCGGTGATCGGCAAGGATTACCAGCTCAACATCTTTGAGCTGAACGACGGCCGCATCGCCAGCGGCGTGATCAAGGAGGAAACGGCCGCCGCTTACCGTGTCGCGCTGCCAGGTGGCATCGAGCAGACGGTTACCAAGGCGGAGGTGAAAAAGCGCACGCTGTCTCCTATGAGCACTATGCCCGAAGGGCTGTTCGATGCCCTGCCGCAGGACATGCTGCTGGACCTGGTGAAGTATCTGCAAAGCCAGGCTCCCGCCGCCAGCGCTGGCAGCAAAGAAAAGGCGGAATCACCCTCAGTGCCCGGCGCAATCGAGGGCGAATCGCTCCAGGCCAAAGCCACTGGCGGCAAGACGAAGTCCCAAAATATGGCAGGCTTCAAAACCGGTGAGTGGAGCGGCGGCAAGCATCTCTGGTGGACGGGTGCCAAGGTGGGAGACAAGCTCAGCATCACCTTTCCAGTGACGAAAGCAGGCAGGCAAAAAGTGCATGCCGTCTTCACCAAGGCTCCCGATTATGGCATCGTCCGTCTGGCAGTGGATGGCCAGCCGAGCGTCCTGGGAGACCTGGATCTTTACCGCAGCAATGTCTCCAACACAGCCGTGCGTTTCATTGGCGAATTTGACCTCCAGCCTGGCAATCACACCCTGGAGGTGACCATCATCGGTAAGAATGAAAAAGCGAAACCGGCCATGATGTTTGCACTGGATTATCTGACGGTGAAGTGA
- the gatC gene encoding Asp-tRNA(Asn)/Glu-tRNA(Gln) amidotransferase subunit GatC has protein sequence MPSPEINIAHIAKLSRLDLTEEEAKCYKEQLSQILGHIDQLSSYPLDAEPSAHAMPIFDVVRPDIARPGFTQDEALVNAPRRVMDQFQIVKVME, from the coding sequence ATGCCGTCTCCTGAGATCAACATCGCCCACATCGCCAAGCTGTCGCGCCTCGACCTGACCGAGGAGGAGGCCAAATGCTACAAGGAGCAGCTTTCGCAAATCCTCGGCCACATTGACCAGCTCAGCAGCTACCCGCTGGATGCTGAACCCAGCGCCCACGCGATGCCCATTTTTGATGTCGTCCGCCCGGACATCGCCCGCCCCGGTTTCACCCAGGATGAAGCCCTGGTCAATGCGCCGCGCCGCGTTATGGACCAGTTTCAGATCGTCAAAGTCATGGAGTAA
- the gatA gene encoding Asp-tRNA(Asn)/Glu-tRNA(Gln) amidotransferase subunit GatA yields the protein MSLVSSTIASLRQRLVSKEITARDIVQDVAAAIEAQNASLGAYLSWDLEKALAEADQADLSQPLGGIPIGIKDNMNVIGEPCSCASKMLSGYTAPYNAGAIEKLRTGGGIPFGRLNMDEFAMGSSTENSALGLTRNPHDLDRIPGGSSGGSAAAVAGNLAIATLGSDTGGSIRQPAALCGCVGIKPTYGRISRFGLVAFASSLDQIGPITKTVEDAALLLNHLCGKDLRDSTSLDVEVPDFTAALGRDIKGLRIGLPKEYFISGIHAGVSASVNAAIKKLESLGAIPVEISLPHTDVGVSTYYIIAPAEASANLARFDGVRYGHRTAESKDLLEHYMKSREEGFGPEVKRRILLGTYVLSSGYYDAYYIKAQRARTLIRQDFEKAFQQVDVIVSPTSPTPAHKLGELKENPLAAYLEDVFTIPVNLAGLPAISIPCGTAEEGGKQLPVGLQIIGKPLDEATILRVADAFEKA from the coding sequence ATGTCCCTCGTCTCCTCCACCATCGCCAGCCTTCGCCAGCGGCTTGTTTCCAAAGAAATCACCGCGCGTGACATCGTCCAGGATGTCGCCGCCGCCATTGAGGCGCAGAATGCCTCCCTCGGGGCCTACCTGTCCTGGGATCTGGAAAAGGCCCTGGCCGAGGCGGACCAGGCGGACCTTTCCCAGCCGCTGGGCGGCATTCCCATCGGCATCAAGGACAACATGAACGTCATCGGCGAGCCCTGCTCCTGCGCGTCCAAGATGCTCTCCGGCTACACCGCTCCTTACAATGCGGGCGCGATTGAAAAACTCCGCACAGGCGGCGGCATTCCTTTTGGGCGGCTGAACATGGACGAGTTCGCCATGGGCTCCTCCACGGAAAACTCCGCCCTGGGCCTCACGCGCAACCCGCATGATCTGGACCGCATTCCTGGCGGCTCCAGCGGTGGCAGCGCTGCTGCGGTGGCCGGAAACCTGGCGATCGCCACGCTCGGGTCGGACACGGGCGGCTCCATCCGCCAGCCAGCGGCCCTGTGCGGCTGCGTCGGCATCAAGCCCACGTATGGGCGCATTTCCCGATTCGGTCTCGTCGCCTTTGCCTCCTCCCTGGACCAGATCGGTCCCATCACCAAGACGGTGGAAGACGCCGCCCTGCTGCTGAACCACCTCTGCGGCAAGGACCTGCGCGATTCCACCTCCCTGGACGTGGAAGTGCCGGACTTCACCGCCGCCCTGGGCCGCGACATCAAGGGCCTGCGCATCGGCCTGCCGAAGGAATATTTTATCAGTGGCATCCACGCCGGAGTCTCCGCCAGCGTCAATGCGGCGATCAAAAAGCTGGAGTCGCTGGGAGCCATTCCGGTGGAGATCAGCCTGCCGCACACCGATGTCGGTGTCAGCACCTATTACATCATCGCTCCCGCAGAGGCATCGGCCAACCTGGCCCGCTTTGACGGCGTGCGTTACGGCCACCGCACGGCAGAGTCCAAGGACCTGCTGGAGCATTACATGAAAAGCCGCGAGGAAGGCTTCGGCCCCGAGGTGAAGCGCCGCATCCTCTTGGGCACCTACGTGCTCAGCAGCGGCTATTACGATGCCTATTACATCAAGGCCCAGCGCGCCCGCACGCTCATCCGCCAGGACTTTGAAAAAGCCTTCCAGCAGGTGGACGTCATCGTCAGCCCCACCAGTCCCACTCCTGCCCACAAGCTGGGCGAGCTAAAGGAAAACCCGCTGGCCGCTTATCTGGAGGACGTGTTCACCATTCCTGTCAACCTCGCCGGTCTGCCCGCCATCAGCATCCCCTGCGGCACGGCGGAGGAAGGCGGCAAGCAGCTTCCCGTCGGCCTCCAGATCATCGGCAAGCCCCTGGATGAAGCCACGATCCTGCGTGTGGCAGATGCATTTGAAAAAGCCTGA
- a CDS encoding TIGR03643 family protein, giving the protein MNATDPSLIIRLAWEDRTTFEEIEERTGLTEPQVIAIMRRELKPSSFRLWRKRVSGRVTKHRKLLERHLSAIRTDDEA; this is encoded by the coding sequence ATGAATGCCACGGATCCTTCCCTCATCATCCGGCTGGCCTGGGAGGACCGGACGACCTTCGAGGAGATCGAAGAACGCACCGGGCTGACGGAACCGCAGGTCATTGCCATCATGCGCCGCGAGCTGAAGCCCTCCAGTTTCCGTCTGTGGCGGAAGCGCGTCTCCGGGCGGGTGACCAAACACCGCAAACTCCTGGAAAGGCATCTTTCAGCGATCAGGACGGACGATGAAGCGTGA
- a CDS encoding putative DNA modification/repair radical SAM protein, whose protein sequence is MDLDRKLEILADAAKYDASCASSGAARKDSRGSQGVGSTGGAGICHSYTPDGRCVSLLKVLLTNVCLYDCHYCINRRSSNVNRARFSPEEVVKLTLDFYKRNYIEGLFLSSGIVRSADYTMEMVIEVARQLREVHHFRGYIHLKTIPEASPELIEKAGQYADRISINIELPTQQSLDTLAPEKNLKRTQAAMGGIRNRIQESFTAKKEARQIKSAPRARPPAFATGQSTQMLVGADASDDAVVLGRADELYRDYRLRRVYYSGFSPIPEPSVLLPIKPPPLVREHRLYQADWLLRFYGFNVKELLPAENPLLDLELDPKLAWALRNRQMFPVDINRAPQELLWRIPGLGVTNVARILAARRYTRLHLADLQRMRVSLKKVLPFIIAADHIPKISLLESDQLRQRFLPAPKQLELNFANPVSLSTSADALMARSGEL, encoded by the coding sequence ATGGACCTTGACCGCAAACTCGAAATCCTGGCTGATGCGGCCAAGTATGACGCCTCCTGCGCCAGCTCTGGCGCTGCGCGGAAGGACTCGCGCGGCAGCCAGGGCGTCGGGTCCACAGGCGGGGCGGGCATCTGCCACAGCTACACGCCGGACGGGCGCTGTGTGTCCCTGCTGAAGGTGCTGCTAACGAATGTCTGCCTGTATGACTGCCACTACTGCATCAACCGTCGCAGCAGCAACGTCAACCGCGCCCGCTTCTCGCCGGAGGAGGTGGTGAAGCTGACCCTGGATTTCTACAAGCGGAACTACATCGAAGGCCTCTTTCTCAGCTCCGGCATCGTCCGCAGCGCGGATTACACCATGGAGATGGTCATCGAGGTGGCCCGGCAGCTCCGGGAGGTGCATCACTTTCGCGGCTACATCCATTTGAAAACCATACCGGAGGCCTCACCGGAACTGATCGAAAAAGCCGGGCAGTATGCCGACCGCATCAGCATCAACATCGAGCTGCCCACGCAGCAGAGCCTGGACACCCTGGCCCCGGAGAAGAACCTGAAGCGCACCCAGGCTGCCATGGGCGGCATCCGCAACCGCATCCAGGAATCCTTCACCGCCAAAAAAGAGGCCCGCCAGATCAAGTCCGCCCCACGCGCCAGGCCGCCCGCCTTTGCCACCGGCCAGAGCACCCAGATGCTGGTGGGTGCGGATGCCTCCGATGACGCCGTAGTCCTGGGCCGCGCCGATGAGCTGTACCGCGACTACCGGCTGCGCCGTGTCTATTACAGCGGCTTCAGCCCCATTCCTGAGCCCAGCGTGCTGCTGCCCATCAAGCCGCCGCCGCTGGTCCGCGAGCACCGCCTTTACCAGGCCGACTGGCTGCTGCGCTTTTACGGCTTCAATGTGAAGGAGCTGCTCCCGGCGGAGAATCCTTTGTTAGACCTGGAGTTGGACCCCAAGCTCGCCTGGGCCTTGCGCAACCGCCAGATGTTCCCGGTGGACATCAACCGCGCCCCGCAGGAGCTGCTCTGGCGCATCCCCGGCCTGGGCGTCACCAACGTGGCCCGCATCCTCGCCGCCCGCCGCTACACCCGCCTGCACCTGGCGGATCTGCAAAGGATGCGCGTGAGCCTGAAAAAGGTCCTGCCCTTCATCATCGCCGCCGATCACATCCCTAAAATTTCCCTGTTGGAAAGCGACCAGCTCCGCCAGCGCTTCCTGCCAGCGCCCAAGCAACTGGAGCTGAATTTCGCCAATCCTGTCAGCCTCAGCACGTCCGCCGATGCTCTTATGGCGCGGAGTGGTGAGCTTTGA